The following is a genomic window from Liolophura sinensis isolate JHLJ2023 chromosome 10, CUHK_Ljap_v2, whole genome shotgun sequence.
TTGGTACTTCATTCCTGAAGAGTGGTAGTGACATTTAACAAGACAGAAATTTTACAGAACAGAAATTTAATACAAATttagaaatacacacacacaacacaaactAAGTTGTGACTTATTTTAATCAATtcacattctacatgtacaagtacataatcacTTTTAAATGCAACATGGAATCCTGGAATGTGAACAAAATGGTATAAACAAATAGATCTGAACATTGTTACGCTTACTTGAAAGACTCGATGTTCGATATGGCAAGCTGAATTACACACACAGATATAAACTCAATCAAACTTTAATAAAAGCACAACCATGCACTGTATCTGTTGGCTAAagacatttaattattttttgatttgattggtgttttatgccgtactctagaatatttcacttatacgacagcggccagcattatggtgggaggaaactgggcagggcccggcagaaacccacaaccatccgcaggttgctggctgaccttcccacatacggctggagaggaagccagcatgagctttacttgaactcacagccaccacattggtgaaaggcttctgggtcattacgctgcgctagcgcgctaaccaaatgaagCACAGAGGCCCTGGCTAAAGACATGACTAACCAATACACAAAACTGATTTAGATTTggatctcttttttttttctcctccaaatccatgcatacatGCAAAATAATTCGAGTTTGCCTATTCTAATTGTAACAGAAAGttcaaatatacacaaataaataacaatagcTATAAAGTATTAGTACAACACAAAAGTTttatcacatgtatatgcactagAAAATCTCATGGCATGGCCATTAAGGGATAGATAAATTGCTCCAGGATACAACAATACTCTAAAGTAGTTAGATTTATACGCCGTTACATATAAAATCTCATGGCATGGCCATTAAGGGATAGATAAATTGCTCCAGGATACAAGAGAACCCTCAAGcagttacatatgtacatatatttgcacaaaCTATAAAACATAAGTCATGGTGTCAAAGATTCGGTCATGTTCTAATGCAGGGAGTATTCCATCAGGTTATTCTCATCATGTTCAATGGCTCTAAACTTCGCTCAAAAACGAACATGTTCAAGGttcttacaaacaaaaaaatgtgctgatgacagatatacatgtatgtacaggtgtggGCACGCACGTTCTGATCATTAAAAGGTCAAGGCCAAATTCCATAACACTATGACcttgacttgagtcaaaatttcaaacttgcTGTAAATGAAAGACTTCATTTGTTAAGATCCAAGGCTTTAAATGATGGATCACTGTGATACGACTTAAATATCATCAAACAATGTTAACCATAATCATTTTTTCAAGTGATAGACGAAATTAAGGTGATAGACGTAATTAAAGTGATAATTTTTGCAAAGATATGCATGAGTGAACTGAAACGATGTTGACCACACCACATTACGGTGGCAGAGTAGTTAGAGCATCAAATTTGTAAGGTGAAGGCTCTGGTTCAAATCCAAGTTAAGGCATACCTACAGCTACAGATAATTAGGATCTTTGGTGATTCTTTGGCATGTCGGTCAACAAAAGAACTTGACCAGCCTGAAGTTAATATATACAACACTTGTTATATACTGTACCATCAATTACTGTACAAGTGTGTCCAGATATAATAGCACCTTGGTGACTCCCCTCGTACTGCAGTATACCACTAGTTTAAACAACCGTGGTGAGTGCTACGTGTGTCTTATCTGCACCCCCTCCAGCTGTCACACCTAATCTCACTCGTAAACTTGTTCCTGGGTTCAATTCGATACGCTTCACTAAAAAGTGTTTCTTGAGGATAGgataaaatattttctgcacCTGCTAATTTGTAGATAATCTCACGATTGTTTGCCAAAGGAAGTATCGAAAACATCATCCTGTAGTGATGAAAGAAAGTCTCTGAAATAAAACGAACGATATACAAATCACTGATATATCCCAGAAATGACACTCGGAGTCTTACACTTTGAAGGTTGAAGTGAAGGAAGAAAAGGTAAAGAAACAATGCACATAGTTATGGTAGCTGAGTAAAATTTATTCTACCCTCAAACTGACTGACCCACTATATTTACCTCCAACGTCAGAAAAGTGCTACATTTTCAGGTTAGCTACAGGTAACTCCAGTAGCCAAGGACTTATTTATTCacctgactggtgttttatgtcgtactcatgaatattttgacgtgaccagcattatggtgggaggaaaccggtacAGATTTCAGTAAGGTGTCTCTTTTAAAAGAAGGTATGGAAACTGTGACAGAAAAACTTACCCCAACTGCTGTTTTTTACGCTTGCTATCCTGTTTGGGGAAAATAATGGATGTCTGGCTAGCACTGGCACCTCTAGAGGGCGAATCTGTAAACAAAACACAGTCATTCTTAATATGCCTTTTCACTTATCTGAATGCTATGACTTTAACACAGTGTGTGAGCTTAGTTTTACCCAGAAAGCATTGATTATAGCTATTGTAATGTGCGACAGGTTTACACGGTTGCTGCTTAATGCCATGTccagaattttttacttatccAACAGACTGCGCCAGACAAGTGTTGTCAACCGCTTCGTGTCGCTAAAGCCCGAAAAATAACGAGAGCGGCTTGGCAAATATAGTTCTATTTTCTAAAATCTATTTTCATTCATACTGAAATATTTAGACGAAGTCTGCTTCTTTGAGCTTATTGATTGCATACCATTTGCAAATATGCTCTTTGGCGGCGCTTTCTGCTGCGCTTTGGTCCACTCTGAGGAGGAATCCTCTAACATTTTTGAGATGCGCATCAGCTGGCGATCAATCCTCGACAGAGACGCCCCGGGAGACGCTGACTGGACGGAGTCGTTTCCCCCTTCTGACAGCCCCATTTTCTCTGTGCCTGTCAGGAGACTGTCAATACCAGCCTAGGAAATGTATTAAAGATATTGCATGataaatttttcactcatatgacagcattcagctttatgggtggaggaaactagaaaGTTCAGTTAACCAACTGCTTTTGAcacgtacataacaatttttaaagtttgcTAAACCCAAAGGGAGTAGATAGAGTGCAAATGGACATATCTCTAGTTATAGCCTGCAACTGACTCGATAGATCCTCTTCTCCTACAATATATTGTCTGTACACTCAATTTCAGCTCTTATGCTTCCAGAGGCGCTTCCAAGCCATTCTACACCAGACTGAAAGAGAAGATTTTCTTCTAATTCCAGAAGATGCAAATCAAGTCGACAATCTTACCTCTTTTTTGTGAGAGTTCTTGAAAGACAGAAGAGAGCTGAAGTCTGTGGCCCTCATATACTCCACAGCAGCCTTGAACGTCACCAGGCTATAGCTGGAAAGAGTCGAAAAAACATTGATGAAAACATATCTTCTAAGTGTTTTTATCAAGCCAGACAATTAAGCGTGGTAACTTAATTGGTATGGGTAAATTGTGTCAATAAAAGAGATCTACATTGTGGATGACATTTTGTGTCAACACCAACATGTTAACCAAGAGGAAACACAGCTGGACATTTtctccttaaaggagaagaccttcaaaaatcgaagtaggcgtCACTAAACAGATCAtttaaaactatacatgaatatactgtcatttattttcttagatttttgtgaaaagactAAAAAAAGAATcttaaggtgggctttatggactaTACTaccagaggttaggaactctgacataacaggaagtttttttcaactctaaaTCACGAcaatgaatgttggaataaccctttttacccatgagtcaAAGATTACTGatataatgttcccaaaaattccttccatGTGgtcaacatcaggaaaaaaagggtTCCTAGATATCGTCAGTATGACTCTTGCGTCCACCacacttttcaaatatttgaatgcctttcatttatttatttatttgattggtgttttacgccgtactcaagaacatttcacatatttcacaatttgacagcagccagcattatggtgggaggaaaccgggcagagcccacgggaaaccATTTCCTTGTGTTAATTCTTCATACCTGATATCATTTTTGGAGGAGGCTGGCCAGTAGAAGTTCTCCAAGTAGAAAACATTACTCTGTATATGCTCACATCCTGCCTGGGCTAAGACAGTCACCTGTCAAACAGAAATCACACTGCTCTCTAAAGCCACGTCATGTATGGATGAGTTAAAAGAGTTATTaaagagtaagtgagtgagtgctaagGGTGtaacgtcatacttagcaatttttcagtcttatgacgacgaaggagtccttagagagCATGGACATGTTacgtgcttccttgttgcaggacagatttcaaCCGCTTttttatctcgtgctgcttcactgagacgacttaccgaaggcacgCAACCATCTTCCAGCTGAGCCATTGGGGTTGGTTAATGATGAATTAAAGAATTCTGGTTTTCGTACTTATGGAAGACAAATGTTACTTATGtttcgattggtgtttaacactgtactccagAAATTGTCAACTGCTTGACAGAAGCCAGGTATATCTGTGGGTTAAACTGGAACCCCGGATTAATCCACCCTCTTTCACAGGTATAAATTCATAACCCTACTAACCCCAATTCCTCACCCTTATCGCATATGAGAGaacaactttcagcgcaatttatgcacatttataattggatgttggagacaaaactacattagttggatgggccaatttcagagcttcaatATTAATCATATAATGCCTTCACAATGCGCTTGAATGAAGACCTTGCAAAcaagtgaaaatgttgaagaattacggtaccTAAATAAGCAGCCAATCCAGCGTGAGTAGGATTCCAGCACATGACCTCAGAGGTCAAGAGTGAGACAAAGATTTAACTGCCTGACCCAGTCATGCTGGTTACATGTAGTTCCCTTCCTATTACATGAGAATCATTAACaagatgaaataaaacatacGGTACACGCATGGGCTTTGTATTTCAGACAAACTGAACACAATGAAGACAATACTAGAACTAATCTTACCAGAATGGGAATCAGATCATCTGTTGTCAGACAAGGAACATCTGAAAAGAATGGGGGTGGAAATTAAATCGCAGAAGCAAATGTAAATCTATCACAGCCGTGTCATTACATGTAACCATAACTTATTAAAACAGGCTGATTTCTATTAAAAAGTTTCCCCCCGAGACTAAACTTGTCACCTTAACACAAGCTCTACTTCTTTATGCACACTGACTCTGAGTACTTTGGTGAGACTACTTTTGGAAAGTTAACCACACGTATGAAAGCCTCTAGAATGGGCCTCTGGGGGTTGGCAAAGACTCACGagacaaaaaatctaaaaaaagaaaatgattatTACAACTTGTCATTGCTTTTTTTGTTCACACTGTTAATTCTTAAAGCTTTTCGCAtgtttctgaaggcatttttctgtgttgactgataacattatactttttgtgcagcCCAGAAACTGGCCAAATCCAGCCGCTGTCAGAAGAACGTATATGGCATGTCTCTaagatcaaattaaaaatttgcataaattgctccgaaagttgctctttcaaatgcgAAAAGATTTAAGAATGAGGGTAGTTGACAAGCTCACCATTGCTGGACATGCTAGGGTGTCTATTCTTCAATACATGATCATTAACACCTTCTGCTATTTGATCCTGGAAAAGAAATTAATACTATTAAAACGCAATCCATGTACATGGTAAGCTCGGCATACCTGAGAGATTACTGACTCAACTCAACTTTTCATACGGAGCTGATCCCGCACTGACTGACATACATGTGACCACTGGAGTACAACTCCAGATGAGTGGCATTGTCAGTTCATACACTACAGCTTTAAGCGCAGATGTAACAGTCAAGGTGAGCGTTCACGTCACCGAAGCCAGTTCTAATAGAATCTTCTTACAACTGTTGCATTACTAGATTTGTTCCCTGCCATCTGCCGTTTGTCCCTGCTCTCCTATTTTGACAAATGATGCCactttttaacattattatgcTTTTCGTTTTCAAACAACAACTCCCACTGGTAGGAATGTGTGACCTTTACTGTCCAGGAGGAGTCACATGAGAGACCAGTGGTATTTCAGGTAACAGTTCGCTACTGAAGGCACAGTTTAGTTTCCCCTGGATTAACTACTGGGAACAGAAAAAACTGGCAagttattatatgtattaaactTCCCTTACCTTtcactttttgacattttaacacaaaactATCAACTAGAACGGCTACTGTACATTAAGACATTATTCTTTACTCAGATTTATGCAAATACTGTTCTTAGTGACATGTGTCTAACATTTATCACCAAATACCTACAGGTGGAAAGCAGGAGCCAGTTGTGTAAATGTCTATCAAAAATCAAGCCaggattaaatgttaatacttGTCTCATCCTAAcgcaaaataaaaatgtgtcacttgaaaaaaggtacacttcaggtgaaatacattacTGTATGAAgtttaaattaaacatgtatacttacTAATGTAGAtttgacacattttattttctcaaaTGGTGTTTTCAAGTTGTCCAAGTTTGCCAATTCATCCACCTGTAGAGAGTAAGAAACAATGCGACACAGGAGAGTTTTTGAcatcgaactcttttgtcactAAAGATAAAAACACTCGCATGGTATCATGTGGCTTGTCAAATATGTAAAGCAACAATTGTTGATGTCACTTCactgatcacctgtcttacAAATGACACTGCATTCCTATAAGAACATTCTTATTTCACATACATTCAGCTCTTTAATTTTCCCCACCTTTCTTCTACACGTagtaatttttgtgaaactttttccagatgtccatgtacagtaaatgtaatcaaaaatagcTACCCAAGATTTCTGACATATGAAAAGTGTTCAAATTTGTAACTCctgggtctgccagcaacctgcagatggttgtgggtttcccccgggctctgcccagtttcctcccaccataatgctggccgccgatagtataagtgaaatattcttgagtatggcgtaaaacaccaatcaaataaatgaaaataaacaaatgtaactCCTGCATTGATCAACACATCATCAAGcatgaaaataataaagtgCAATATTTGGGTAAAGggcttgaatacatgtattgtctgacAACATAAATTTTCATCAGTTTCCAGCTAGATAAGTGATAAGCTGGgatcaccaaaaaaaaaatatatttttgtatagtgggtatttgggaccacttcTTGATATGTATCATCTTTGCatgataatgttctaaataaggatgtgatgcatgtcaattcaatttgttgtttatatccaaatatatgcatttaatcttaattaatatatttatttatttgattggtgttttacaaacTCTTTCAAATGAACTTCAGGTAATTTTATGATCCCTCCATCATGAAACCACTCTTTAAAGTGTGTAGAGTCACAGTGCGATGGAAATCTAATGTTACTGACCGCTGAAGGGAGAGGACATGTAAACTCATCTTGGACCCCCAACTGGCCACTGTTGACCTCCCGTAGACGTTCACACTTCTCAAACAGCTCACAATCGGCATGCTGAAACTTTTCACAGATTGCAGAAAACACCTTCCTGTGGACCTTCCGCATAGTATACCTGCAAGAAAAAGGAAATGTTCTCAGGGCACATTTTACTTTATCTATATATTTGCATCTTTGTCATTTGTTtcaatgtcatactcaaaaaaTCTTCACATACACTAACCTCTAACCATAAACCATTAACCTTTGTTAACTTTCTGATGAGTTTTCCCATGTCCTGTGCGATAAAATAGCCATGCACACTATACTGATGAAAAACAACTGCCTTTCAATAAACACTAGAATACCAAAACAGCCACACTCGTGTCgttgactgcttattgtcaccaatggcccatgaacagtgagaagTGAGGACAGCACAAATTCCCAGCCAacagctgggtttgaacctgtacCTCTTGTCCTCACAATTCAAAGAAGCTAGCTCTTAGTTACTTGCAATTGATTTTGACCATTCTGGCTAATcgtataaaaaaataaacctgtTTCAAATTTAAAAGATGAAGTGGTTACAAGCAATAGTCCAGGTTAATGTGCGGTCAAATGATTATGTTATAAGCCGGGCTTTATAACCCATCATTTTAGTTTAGAATGTAAGTGATGTGACACAGAGTTATCTACCTTTATTTTGGATTTACAAGTTCAATATTGTTGGGACTGAATGAGAATGGGATGAAAAATTAGTTAGGTGATAACACATATACCAGACTTCATGCAGAAAAAGAGCACAAAATTACCACATCTTCTTACCCTTGAACTGatacatttaaaacatcagaaaactGAGGTTTGTTGATTTCTCTTAGGCTTGTTTCTCCTAGGCATTTCTGTGGGGggagaaaatgaaaattacaaaagCAGTAGCCAAGGACAATAAACAAGTACTGTCCCATGTGTTCTGtcatattttttaattgtttactTGTCCAGAAAAGAACAAACACAATTTTGCAACAGTGGCCACATTGCCCTTATAGAATTTTGTGTCATCTTGCACACACAGGCACATTTTTAACTAAATGTCCTATATTACAAAACAGGAGGAAAGACAAGATGTCAAATAACTGACTAACAATTTAagacatgagtgagtgagtgctcagggtttaacatcatacttaacaatttttcagtcacatgacgatggaggaattcttagagtgcatgtaatatacctccttgttgcaggacggactttcacccctcttttatctagtgctgcttcactgagatgaattaccaaaggcaagtaaaccgcaccgcccgagccattatactgatacgggtcaaccagttgttgcactatccccttcatgctgagcaccaagcgaggaagctacaacttcctcttttaaggtctctTTAaggacttgacccaggattgaccctcgatctaccgctcccgaagcaatGAAAGAAGAAGTATAACTGTGTTTCCAAATGAAGCAAACACTGATGAATTGAGATTCGCATCTGCCTACGTCCGACTACTACGCAAGAACCAAAACTAAAAGCCACAACATACATGTCAGTTCTCTGTCAATGGCCTCATGTCTAAAAGAAATGTGGTTCAAGCAGCCATTCCAATTATGAGGACTTACTTCTACAGTCTGTGAGCATAAACTCTGTAATCTCTTTGATGCGTCATCCAGGTAATCTGTAAGCACCATGTAGTTAGTGTTAAACTTCATGATGCTCTGGTCTAGAGAGTTGATCGTCTGAAACATGAAAGAAATGTGTattaataaacaatttttcTGGTAAAAGGAAAAGTGTGTCCATCAGTGAGAAACAAGTCAGGATAAGTATAATTTcagttcatgtttttcttttcaaatttgtaCTAAAATCGTTAAGCTTACTTTAACGGCCTGTTACATCAAGAACTTgtgttcaaaataaaacaagcaaAGAATATATTTTCAGTACAAACATTTTTCAAACCAACTTACATTATGGTATGCCGGAAATAAGTTTAGAAAGTTCTTGcacctgaaaaataaaaagccAAAGCAATTGTAACTTGAAACCCTGAAGGGCTCTTAACCCTATTTCCCATCTAGAgctgcatctacatgtatataaataaatatacacttgtTTATTTCAATTCTACTCAAGGCTActataaatgacctaaatttcaCCACCAAAGAAAGTCCTCATTTAGGGGCAAATTAGTTTCATAAAACATCACTTCTggtactgaaacttacatttttccagtaggatataaccttaccttccaaacaaaacaccaaaaatgtgtctaacatcaataaaatgttcagaatcaggtaaaatgagcATCGGACGACCGTTTCGGTCAGATACAGTATAAGCGGTTTTCCATAACAAATACGTCATGcgtgaatacaatgtttaaaggaaaactattttatttatttttatttatttgactggtgttttatgccaaactcaagGATAAAGGGAAGTTAGAAAGGGGATAATTGTTGTTTTCTCCTGGCTGGCGTTGCTTTCCCTTTGAGAACTGTGACTTGCCAGACtgagtttttgttgttgttgtttgagtAGGAGTAATAGTGGAGAGATGAGGACTTACTCATCAAATCCTCCCCTGACAGTGAGAAACCCCTCATCATTGGACAGGTTTCCTGCTGGGTTCTAAGATGTaacaaaaataagtaaattcaGCAAAGTCATATCCCAGTTTAAAATAGTATGCATGAAACAAGCTGGTTTTCAAATCCCATCTGTCAAGCTTCAAAATGaatctgtacaaaatttttttcaaaacctgAGAATATTTTGAGCAGttacatggaaaccaaagtTTGACATAATTGACAAAGAGGTCTAAATTAACGTACTGTTCTTTTCGTGACAGTATGGGATACCAACAAGCAAatcttacatatttttctattaCATTCatcttacatatttatttcatgcatgtatacgCTTACATCTCCCAATGGCATGccatggaatatttcactcatacagtacctgaggtgaaatacagagGTGATGAAGTTTATGATAATGGGACAAGTTGACCATGCAAAACCTGGCCACACCAGGTATGTGACAGACCTGCTGAGCCCACCTGCAACTGTCTCAGCAACAGCTTGATACCAGCACACAGCCTCACTGGTTAAAAATCAGTGGAGTGAATTGAAATAAGGGACTTGCCTGATACTGAGGGTCCAGGGGCTGATCTATCACCAGTATTCTGAATGGTTTGTAGTCCTGTAAACAAAGAATGGAAAAATTTCTCATAAACCTGTTATTGTTTAGAAACGTATTTTTAAATATCCATTTTCGGCCCTGCTAACAACTGCCATTTATAATTTACTGTACCATTATGTCAAATTCTTGAAAATGCCATTTTCTGGTGCATGTAAATGAATGTGGAATCAAGAACTGGTGACACTCAATGAGATTATCATATATAATGAATGTGCTGCTTGATACGTGGTTTCTtgccaaatatttatttattgatttatttgattggcgttttacaccaaactcaagaatatttcacttttacgacagcggccagagggaggaaaccgggcagagtcttgCCAAATACCTGTACTTCCACATACTGGGTGCTTTACTTGATGTAAGATCATGGCAGAAAGACTTTGTTGtccacacctacatgtacatgatctgCACACAGCtctattctttatttatttacttatttaattgttgcCTAGTACCTAACACACAgctctattatttatttatttacttatttcattgttgcctAGTACCTAACACACAgctctattatttatttatttactgatttaattgttgcttaacaccTAACTCACAgctctattatttatttatttactgatttaattGTTGCCTAGTACCTAACACACAgctctattatttatttatttacttatttcattgttgcctAGTACCTAACACACAgctctattatttatttatttactgatttaattgttgcttaacaccTAACTCACAgctctattatttatttatttactgatttaattGTTGCCGAATACCTAACTCACAgctctattatttatttatttaattatttaattgttgcttaacaccTAACTCACAgctctattatttatttatttaattatttaattgttgcttaacaccTAACTCACAGctctactatttatttatttacttatgtcaTTGTTGCCTAGTACCTAACACACAGCtctattacttatttatttaattatttaattgttgcttggggcctccgtggctcagttggttagcgcgctagcgcaacgtaatgacccaggagcctctcaccaatgcggtcgctgtgagttcaagtccagctcatgctggcttcctctctggccgtaagtgggaaggtctgccagcaacctgcggatggtcgtgggtttcccccgggctgtgcccggtttccacccaccataatgctggctgccgtcgtataagtgaaatattcttgagtacggtgtaaaacaccaatcaaataaatcaaacaaataattgttgcttaacaccTAACCCACAgctctattatttatttatttacttatttcattgtattTACTTATGTTCATTGGGGCCTCTACAAATTTCTATTGCAttctgtcaccaaggccccacaagctgGGGGCCtctacaaatttcctgaccAAGGCTGACTTTGAACTAACACTTCATGTGTTCTAGCAACAGAAATTACCTTACCTTGTTGTAACCAATTTCTTCAGAAAGAACCTTTGCAGTCACTTCTTGATCAAATCCTGgggagggaaaaaaaaaacacaaaaaaaaaaaaacagaaatcaaaagcACCTGTATAAATCTGTATCTGTATGAAGTCTTTCTTACGTGTGCAgaataatgaaagtgaaagtgaccCTCTGCATGAACTGATAAAGCCTGAAATCCTGTAGAGTACAAAGACAATCTGTGCCTAGGGTAGCCACTCAAGAGTTAAGTTGTCTTGGGAAAGAAGTCATTTAAAGCAATTGGCAATGTCTATTAATATAAGgattaataaaaaaacaagtttAGGCTGGGACAgagtttttatttatgtttttttttttctgtcattacTTCCAGTCCATCCCCTTGACCTCGGTGACCAAAATAAAGTTCAATTCTTCTGTATAACATTTTTTAGTGGTGATGTGAAGCAGGTG
Proteins encoded in this region:
- the LOC135476973 gene encoding uncharacterized protein LOC135476973 — protein: MTTQNVSVRSKNLFASHKNEELYESGAQETHILRPSPYFTGQFLTTHTSRCKTVSLDGRVIKTVEGFDQEVTAKVLSEEIGYNKDYKPFRILVIDQPLDPQYQNPAGNLSNDEGFLTVRGGFDECKNFLNLFPAYHNTINSLDQSIMKFNTNYMVLTDYLDDASKRLQSLCSQTVEKCLGETSLREINKPQFSDVLNVSVQGYTMRKVHRKVFSAICEKFQHADCELFEKCERLREVNSGQLGVQDEFTCPLPSAVDELANLDNLKTPFEKIKCVKSTLDQIAEGVNDHVLKNRHPSMSSNDVPCLTTDDLIPILVTVLAQAGCEHIQSNVFYLENFYWPASSKNDISYSLVTFKAAVEYMRATDFSSLLSFKNSHKKEAGIDSLLTGTEKMGLSEGGNDSVQSASPGASLSRIDRQLMRISKMLEDSSSEWTKAQQKAPPKSIFANDSPSRGASASQTSIIFPKQDSKRKKQQLGDFLSSLQDDVFDTSFGKQS